CCAGGCGGCGCACGGTCTTGACGATGTTCTGCTGCGCTCCCTCCACCTCGGAGAGCTTCACCGGGCCCATGATCTCCAGATCCTCGCGGATCATCGCGCCGGCGCGCTCGGAGAGGTTCTTGAGGAACTTCTCCTTGAGGTCGTCGGAGGCGCCCTTGAGGGCCGTGGTCAGGTCCTCGTTGGAGATCTCCTTGAGCAGCTCGCGGATGCCGCGGTCGTCCAGGGCCTTGATGTCCTCGAACACGAACATGAGGTTGCGGATGTCCTCGGCCATCTGCGAGGACTCCTCCTCGATCTCGGAGAGGACCTCCTCCTCGGTGGCGCGGTCCACGGCGTTGAGGATCTCGGCCACGGCCTGCACGCCGCCGACCTTCTTGCCTTCCTTGCCGCCCATGGCGATGAGCTGGCTCTGGAGGACCTTGTCCACCTCCATGAGCATCTCGGCGGCCACGGACTCCAGCTTGGCCAGGCGCATGAGCACCTCGGCGCGCACGCCGGCGGGCAGGTTGGAGAGCAGCTCCGCGGCCTGGTCCGGGTGCAGGTGGCCCAGGATCAGGGCCAGGGTCTGCGGGTGCTCGTTGCGCAGGATCTGCGCCAGGATGCGCGGGCTCACGTTGCCCAGCTCCTGGAACGGCATGGGACCGGTGTCGATCTCCAGGGAGTCCATGATGTACTTGGCCGTCTCGGGGTCCAGGGCCTTGGCCAGCAGGCGCTTCACCTGGTCCGGGCCGCCCACGAGCAGCTCGGCGCCGTAGGCCAGGCTCTCGTTGTATTCCTTGAGCACCTCCATGACCTGTTCCTTGGGCACGGAGTCGATGTCCAGCATGGCCTTGGAGATGGCCGCGATCTCGGCCCGCTCCAGGCGCTTGAAGACGTCGGAGGTGAACTTCTCGCCCAGGGCCAGCAGGACGATGGCCGTTTTCTGGGGTCCGGTGAAGCCGCTCACGCTATGCCTCCTGCTTGATCCAGACCTTGAGGAGTCTCACGGCCTGTTCCATGTTCTGCTCCGAGAGCTGGAGGGCCTGGGCCTTGATGTTCTCCAGCTTCCGCGCCGCATCGAGGGCCTCCTCGTCCATCTCGGTTTCCTCGATGGCCAGCCGCTCCATGCCGGGCAGGCCCGCCACCTCGGAGATCTCCTGCTCGGCCACGCGCGGCCGGATGAGGGCCATGACCACGGGCCGGACGACCAGGATGAGGAAGAGGAAGATCAGCAGGCCGTTGAGGAAGGGCTTGCCCAGGCGCTGGGCGTACTCCAGCATGGTCCGCATGAGCGTCTGGCCGTCTTCCAGCTCCGGCGCGCCGAACGAGATGTTGGAGACCTCCACCGCATCGCCGCGGTTCTTGTCGAAGCCCACGGCCGACCGCACGAGGTTCTGGATGCGCTGCATCTCCTCGGCCGAGCGGGGCGCGTAGGCCATCTGGCCTTGGGCGTCCTTGGCGTACGTGCCGTCGACGATAACAGCCACGCTCAAGCGCTGCAACTCTCCCACCGGGGAGACGATGCTCTGCTCTTCCTTGTTGATTTCATAGTTGGTGGTGCGGGCCTCGCGGGTGGAGTCCTGGGTGGACTGGGTTCCGGCGAAGCCGTCGCCCCGGAAGTTGGCCTCGGGCGCGCCGCCGTCGATGGCCGCGCGGCCCTGGGTGGTCTCCTCGCTGCGGTTCTCGGAGCGCACCACCGTGGCGTTGGGGTCGTACATCTCCTTGCGGATGGTCTTCTGGCTGAAGTCCAGGTCCGCGTTGACGCGGGCGATGACCTTCTGGGGGCCCACCACGGGCATGAGGAGCTCCTCGATGCGCCGTTCGAGCTTGCGCTCCATCTGGGCCTTGTATTCCAGCTGGGTGGTGGACAGTCCGGGAGTGGTCTCGTCCTCGGGGGTGTACAGGGGCTGGCCGTTCATGTCCGTGATGGTGATGCGCTTCTTGTCCAGGCCCTCGACGGACATGCTCACGAGATTGACGATGCCCTGGATCTGCTTGGGCTCCAGGCTGGCCTTGTCCTTGAGCTTGAGGACCACCGAGGCCGAGGGCGGCAGCTGGTCCTCGATGAACAGGCTCTTGTGGGGCATGACCAGGTGCACCCTGGCCTTCTCCACCTGGGGAAATTCGCTGATGGTGCGCGAGAGTTCGCCCTGCAGGGCGCGTTGGTAGTTGATCTGCTGGACGAAGTCGGTCTGGCCGATCTTCAGGTCGTCGAAGATCTCGAAGCCGATGCCCTGGCCGTGGAGGTTGCCCTCGCCGGCGATCTTCAGGCGCAGGTCGTAGACCCGGTCGGCCGGGACCATGATGGTCTGGCCGTTGTCCTGGAGCTGGTAGGGATCCTTGTTGGCCTTGAGCATCTCCACGATCTTGGCCGCGTCCTCGGGATAGAGCTTGGAGTAGAGCACGCGGTAGTCCGGCCGGTTCAGCCAGTAGATCATGAGCACGAAGGCGACGGTGACGGAGAGGCCCAGGCCCAGCAGCAGGATGCGCTGCGACAGGGTGCGGTCGGTCCAGTAGGAGGTCACTTTCTGCAGGTACTGCTTGATGGCGGGGGGCATGTGTCAGGCTCCTCGTTTCCGTCTGTTCCGTTCGATGCGCGTTCTTCGGTTTCCGATGCTAGAAGCTGATCCGCATGAGTTCCTGATAGGCGTTGAGAACCTTGTTGCGCACCGCGCTGGTCATGCTCATGGCCACGCCCGCCTTCTGAAGGCTGATCATGAGTTCATGCACGTTCTCGCTCTTGCCCGCGGCGAAGGACGTGATCTGGGCGTCCTTCTCGGACTGCATCTCATTGACTTCCTTGAGCGAGTTCTGCAGGGCGTCCAGGAATCCGCCGTTCTTGGGCTGGTTCGTGGCCAGGCCCTTGGAAACCTGTCCCTCGATGGCGGTTTGGCGGCCGATGGCCTTCTGGTACGCCTGGATGCCGTATGCGCTGCCGATCATGGTGGTGTCTCTCCTCGGGATCAGCCGCGGCCGATGGCCAGGGCCTTGTTGAACATGGTCTTCACGTCCTGGATGGACTGGGCGTTGGCCTCATAGGACCGCATGGCCGTGATCATGTTGGTCATCTCCTCGACCACGTTGATGTCCGGGTAGGCCACGTAGCCTTGCTGGTTGGCGTCGGGATGGCCCGGCTCGTAGACGTACTTGAACGGCCGGGTGTCGTTGACGATGCCGCGCACGGCCACGCCCTGAAGGTCGCGGTTGAGCTGGTCGTGCATGGCCTCGTCGAAGGGCGAGAGGATGGGCGCGGACTCGAAGGACACGCTCTTGCGGCGGTAGGGGCCGCCGTCCGCCGTGCGCGTGGTCTTGGCGTTGGCCATGTTCATGGAAATGACGTTCATGTAGTCCCGCTGGGCCTTCATGCCCGTTGCGGCGACGTCGAGCGCGGTCATGAAGTCCATACGCTACTTCCCTCCCTCGCTGATGATCTTCTGCATGCCGGTGAAATTCTTGCTGATGACTTCCGTCAAGGCGTTGTAGAGCATGGCGTTCTTGGCCATGACGGTCATTTCCTTGTCCAGGTCCACGGAGTCCTCGCCGTGGACATAGCGGGGCTTGAATTCCTTGCCCCCCGTGCCCTTGAAGGAGGACTCGTCGAAGGTGGCGGGCATGTGCGCATCGTTGGTCCGCGTGACCTTGCCCTTCATGTCCAGGGCCAGGGCGGTCTGGAGGTCTTGTTCGAACTCCAGGCGTTTGGCCTTGTACTGGGGCGTGTTCACGTTGGCGACGTTGCTCATGACGAGATTTTGACGTTGCAGGCGCAGGTCGAGGACCTTTTCCTGAAGCTCGATGTGTCCGTCAAAAAGGCTTCTCATTGCTCGCTTCCTCCGGTTCCGGTCGTTTTTTCCCGGTGTTTCGGGCCTGGTGCCGGGGCCGTCTGTCGGAACAGATCAGCAACCGGCATGCCAAACAGAGCAATGTACTGATTTTTAATATTTTATGTCCATGCCGGAGTGTTTTTCGGGCGCCGGAAACCAGGCGGCAATGTTTTCCGGGGAGTTCCCGGGCGGGAACCGGGCGGGGTCGCCTCCAGGAACGCGCGCCGCCGCATGCGCTGAGGTTTTTTGTGGTTAAAATTCAGCATGATATCTATTCCGTTCGCGGGCATTCCCCGCTGGGGACGTTTTTTCTCCCCGGTCATATTGGCATGGGCGTTGCAAAAGCGGAGCAGGCCCACATGGGTTCGACACGTTTCCTGCCCGCCAGCCGGGCAAAGGAGTATGGAGGGGAAGATCATGAGCGGTCATCTGGACTACGAAATCAACAAGGAACTTGGCGAATGCTACTTGTTCATGGGTGAGCTGGACAAGGCCGAGCAGTACTACACCAAGGCCGCGAGCTCCAACGGCGTGCATGCCGATCCCTATCTCGGCCTGGCCGCCATCGCCATTCATCGCGGCGAGCTGGAAGGCGCCCTGAACATGTATCAGAAGGCCCACAAGGTGGACCCGACGGACAAGACCCACGCCGGCATCGCCCTCGTGCTCATGGAGCAGGGGCGCGGCGCGGACGCCTTCGGCCACTTCGTGGAGGCCCTCAAGGTCAACCCGGAGAACATGGTCGCCCTGTTCAGCCTGGTGCGCCTGGGCCATGAGCTGAACCGCCTGGACGAGGTCGTTCCGCACCTCTCCCGGTACCTGGAGATCGACCCCGGCAAGTCCGAGGTCCGCTACTCCCTGGCCGGCTGCCTGGTCTGCCTGGAACGCAAGGACGAAGCCCGCGCCGAGTTGGACCGCGTCCTGGAAGGCAACCCGGACTTCGAGCCCGCCAAGGAACTCCTGGCCCAGCTCTAGGACGAATTTCGGTCTCCCCTCCCAATGATTCCCCGTTCCGTCCGGCTCTCCCCCGGGCGGGACGGGGGATCATCCCACGCGGGAACGGGCGTCCGCCTCGCTTGCCAACCTTCGGCAAATCTGGCACAGCCTGCTCAAAAGCGAGGCGTGTCCATGGATTTTCTCGTTCCCCGCAGAGCCATCCTGAGCGTTACCGACAAGAGCGGACTCGTTGATTTCGCCCGCGCCCTGAGCGAAAAGGGCGTGGAGCTGGTGTCCACCGGCGGCACCATGAAGGCCTTGCGCGAGGCGGGCCTGCCCGTGACCTCCGTGAGCGACGTCACCGGCTTCCCCGAGATCCTCGGCGGCCGGGTCAAGACCCTGCACCCCCACGTGCATGCCGGGGTCCTGGCCGACAAGGACGACCCCGCCCACATGGCGACCCTCGACGAGCTGAAGATCAAGCCCTTCGACCTGATCTGCGTGAACCTCTATGACTTCGCCAAGGCGGCCGGAAAGGGCCTGGACCTTCGCGCGGCCGTGGAGGAGATCGACATCGGCGGGCCCACCCTGCTGCGCGCCTCGGCCAAGAACTTCCACAGCAT
The nucleotide sequence above comes from Desulfovibrio aminophilus. Encoded proteins:
- the flgC gene encoding flagellar basal body rod protein FlgC; the protein is MDFMTALDVAATGMKAQRDYMNVISMNMANAKTTRTADGGPYRRKSVSFESAPILSPFDEAMHDQLNRDLQGVAVRGIVNDTRPFKYVYEPGHPDANQQGYVAYPDINVVEEMTNMITAMRSYEANAQSIQDVKTMFNKALAIGRG
- the fliG gene encoding flagellar motor switch protein FliG, translating into MSGFTGPQKTAIVLLALGEKFTSDVFKRLERAEIAAISKAMLDIDSVPKEQVMEVLKEYNESLAYGAELLVGGPDQVKRLLAKALDPETAKYIMDSLEIDTGPMPFQELGNVSPRILAQILRNEHPQTLALILGHLHPDQAAELLSNLPAGVRAEVLMRLAKLESVAAEMLMEVDKVLQSQLIAMGGKEGKKVGGVQAVAEILNAVDRATEEEVLSEIEEESSQMAEDIRNLMFVFEDIKALDDRGIRELLKEISNEDLTTALKGASDDLKEKFLKNLSERAGAMIREDLEIMGPVKLSEVEGAQQNIVKTVRRLEDEGRIVVSRGSGDVFV
- a CDS encoding lipopolysaccharide assembly protein LapB is translated as MSGHLDYEINKELGECYLFMGELDKAEQYYTKAASSNGVHADPYLGLAAIAIHRGELEGALNMYQKAHKVDPTDKTHAGIALVLMEQGRGADAFGHFVEALKVNPENMVALFSLVRLGHELNRLDEVVPHLSRYLEIDPGKSEVRYSLAGCLVCLERKDEARAELDRVLEGNPDFEPAKELLAQL
- the fliE gene encoding flagellar hook-basal body complex protein FliE; translated protein: MIGSAYGIQAYQKAIGRQTAIEGQVSKGLATNQPKNGGFLDALQNSLKEVNEMQSEKDAQITSFAAGKSENVHELMISLQKAGVAMSMTSAVRNKVLNAYQELMRISF
- the flgB gene encoding flagellar basal body rod protein FlgB translates to MRSLFDGHIELQEKVLDLRLQRQNLVMSNVANVNTPQYKAKRLEFEQDLQTALALDMKGKVTRTNDAHMPATFDESSFKGTGGKEFKPRYVHGEDSVDLDKEMTVMAKNAMLYNALTEVISKNFTGMQKIISEGGK
- the fliF gene encoding flagellar basal-body MS-ring/collar protein FliF, whose protein sequence is MPPAIKQYLQKVTSYWTDRTLSQRILLLGLGLSVTVAFVLMIYWLNRPDYRVLYSKLYPEDAAKIVEMLKANKDPYQLQDNGQTIMVPADRVYDLRLKIAGEGNLHGQGIGFEIFDDLKIGQTDFVQQINYQRALQGELSRTISEFPQVEKARVHLVMPHKSLFIEDQLPPSASVVLKLKDKASLEPKQIQGIVNLVSMSVEGLDKKRITITDMNGQPLYTPEDETTPGLSTTQLEYKAQMERKLERRIEELLMPVVGPQKVIARVNADLDFSQKTIRKEMYDPNATVVRSENRSEETTQGRAAIDGGAPEANFRGDGFAGTQSTQDSTREARTTNYEINKEEQSIVSPVGELQRLSVAVIVDGTYAKDAQGQMAYAPRSAEEMQRIQNLVRSAVGFDKNRGDAVEVSNISFGAPELEDGQTLMRTMLEYAQRLGKPFLNGLLIFLFLILVVRPVVMALIRPRVAEQEISEVAGLPGMERLAIEETEMDEEALDAARKLENIKAQALQLSEQNMEQAVRLLKVWIKQEA
- a CDS encoding IMP cyclohydrolase — translated: MDFLVPRRAILSVTDKSGLVDFARALSEKGVELVSTGGTMKALREAGLPVTSVSDVTGFPEILGGRVKTLHPHVHAGVLADKDDPAHMATLDELKIKPFDLICVNLYDFAKAAGKGLDLRAAVEEIDIGGPTLLRASAKNFHSILVVPGVAHYGRVLAELAERGGFSLALRKDMAAETFRLVSAYDAMIAAYLSGRDA